The nucleotide window TTGTCTTTCAGAAGGCAGGATAATATTCCTATCTCAGGATGTTTTTTGGATGTCGTGTAGAGTACATCAATGGTATTTGGTGAAATTATTGTGTCAGGATTTAAAAAAAGAAAATATTTTCCTTTTGCTCTTTTTGCTCCCAAATTACATCCATTGGCAAATCCTGAATTAGTATCGTTTTGGACGAAAACAACATTTTTAAATTTATTTTGATAAAAATCAAACTGCCCGTCATCAGAAAAATTGTCAACTACGATTACTTCAAAAAGGATGTTTGCTTTATCTGCCGAAAGTATTGATTCCAGACACTTAAGCAAAGGTTTCCAACTTCGGTAATTGACAATAATAATAGATATATCCATTAATGTGATTGGATAGGTTTTTTGATGGACTTGATTTTTATGTATTGCTGGTTATGAAAAAATCGATTTTATCTTTAAATAATTCAGGTGTTAGCTGTTGGTACAAAGAAGTGTGGTTTTTCTTTATTTCGTCATGATGGATGTCCGTAAATAAATCGGGTCTGAAATCTTTCAAATGAACTGAAATGTTTTTCAATCCATCTTCGAATGTGGCCCAAATGTTCTTTTCTACAAAAGGAGAAAAAATTGTGAAAGCGGGCTTGTTTAACGCCTTTGCCATGTTGATGGCACCACCGTCATTACCAATTATTAAATCACATTGATTCATTATCGCTACAAAGGATCTTAAATCTTTACCAAATAAATCAAAACGTATTTTTTCCTGAGTTTCTTTTGAGCAGGCATTGTAAATTGTTTTTGCATCTTCAATTTGACTATCGAAATAATTAAAAAGAATTGTTACGTCTTTATGGTTTGCAACGTATTCAACAACTTTGGTCATATATTGTAATGGATAAGTTTTGTTTTTTTCGCTTCCCAGCAAACTTATCATTATTGTTTTTTTGCTTCGGTCTATTTTGTGTTTTTCAAATAGAGCAATGGTTTCTTCATTTTCTTTTGGACTGACAAATAATTTTGGATAGGGGTCTAGTTTGCTTTTATCCAAATTTAATGGTTCCAATAACAAAAGCCTGTTGTCAATGGCAAAACCATATTTTGGTTGTGCATTATTGTCAAAACGTTTTAAATTATGGGTATAGAAAATTGTAGTGTACCATTTATAATAGCCAATTTTAATTTTAGCTCCAGTAAACATCGTAATGAGGTTTGTTTCCAGTTTATTGTAAACATCAATTACAATATCGTATTTTTTAGCTCTAATTTCAAAAATAAACTTAAATAGAGAGAAATAATTCTTTCTTATTTTGTGAGGTAGTGGAACTATGTTGTCAATATATGGATTCCCTATTAGTACATCAAGGCTATTGGTGTAACACATGTAATCAATTGTTGCATCGGGATATTGTTTTTTTAAATTGTTACATATTATTGTACTTGTAAGTACGTCACCAATTCTTTTTTGTTGAATAACTAAAATTCTCATTATTGTTTCGACTATTTTTAAATAAAAAAGTTACTTTTGAAAAGTCATCAATATTACAAAAAAAAAAATTAATGTCGAAGTTGCCAATCCTAATGTATCATAATGTTACAGATGATGTATCTAAAACGAATGATTTAACTGTTTCTACCGAAAAACTTGAATCTCAGTTTAAGTTTTTGCATGATAATGGCTATCAGACATTTCACTTTAATGAATTAGAAAATCGCAATTCTTTACCCGAAAAAAGCGTTATTATTACTTTTGATGATGTTACCGAAAATCAGCTTATTTTTGCCGTGCCATTACTTGAAAAATATCAATTAAAGGCTTCTTTTTTTGTTCCGTTTACATATGTGGGAAATTATGACTATTGGATTGAGGGCAAGGAAAAGATAATGAGTGTTGAACAATTGAAAGGTTTGGATAGCAATTTGATAGAGCTGGGGTATCATTCTTTTGAACATAAAAGATATGCCTCGATGTCTAAAGAGGAGTTGTTGAGTGATTTTGAGAAAAGCAATCTTTTTATAAAAGAAAATAATCTTAATATTGTACCGGTTTTGGCTTATCCTTTTGGAAATTATCCCAAAAAGGATGAAAAATTTGCCGTTTTTGAAAAAGTATTATCTCAAAATGGCATAATCTTTGGCTTGAGAATTGGAAACAGAGTAAATCGTTTTCCTTTCAAAAATAATTATTTGGTAAAACGAATTGATATAAAGGGGGAGGATAATTTGTTTAGATTTAGATTAAAATTAAAAATTGGAAAACTTAAATTGTTTTAATAGATATTATGAAAATTAGTGGGCTGGTTATAACCTATAATGAAGAAAAACATATAGGAAAATGTATTGATGCGCTTTATAAAGTGTGCGATGAAGTAATCATAATCGATTCACTAAGTGCTGATAATACTGTTAAAATTGCCGAAGAAAAAGGAGCGAAGGTCATTTCGCAAGCTTTTTTAGGTGATGGTCCCCAGAGAATATTTGGACTGGCTTATTGTAAAAATGATTGGATTTTAAACTTAGATGCCGATGAGATTCTTGCAACCGATGCTGAAGAATTTATTTTGTCTGGAAAATATGAGAAAGACGATTATGATGTTTACTCTTTCCGATTGTATAATTATATGGACGATAAACTAATCAATTTCTCTGGTTGGTATCCTGACAGAACATCTCGTTTTTTTAATAAAAAAACAGCATCGCCGTCAAAAGATGTGGTTCATCAAAGAGTTTCCGGGCTTAAGAAAACTGAGGTAAATCTTCATATTCATCATTATGCATGGAAGGATTTGAATCAATTTATAACCAAAAAGAATTTGTATTCGACATGGGCTGCGCAACAACTTTATGACGACGGTGTTAGGGTTTCGGGTTATAAACCTATTCTTAATGGGACAGTTGCATTTATACGATGCTATTTTTTCAAAAAAGGATTTCTGAATGGACTTGACGGGCTAACCATTTCAATGGTTCAAGCTTTCTTCTCCTATTTGAAATACGCTAAACTCATTAAAATTCAGATTAAAAATAAATAATCCTTTTAAAGGAGTTCAAAAAAGAAAAATCCAAATCCCAATCTAAATAATTGGGATTTGGATTTTTTATTTGGCGTTAAGGCCAAAAGAGGTTGTAGAGTCATGTGCTATTTGGATTAGTTGTTAAAATTTTATTAAAACAGACATTCGTCATTAAACTAAAAAAAAGGGTTTGAGTCTAAACTCTTGAATAAAGTAATTTTTATTTCAGATTAATTAGTCAAGATGTTAAGTCGAAGTTGTTGCTGCTTAGGATTGTCTAAGCAGTGATGATTTTGATGGTAGGTGATAATAAAGAGACAGTTTTTCAGTTTTAGAAATACATTTTAATAAAAAAATAAATAGTTTAATGGCAATAAGCGGATTGGTTATTACTTTCAATGAGGAGAAAACAATAGGTGAGTGTATCGATGCGCTTTTTAGAGTTTGTGATGAAGTAATTATAGTTGATTCCTTTAGTAAGGATCGAACAGTTGAGATAGCTAAAGCAAAGGGAGCAATAGTTATCGAACAATCTTTTCTGGGGGATGGTCCCCAACGTTCACACGGATTGCCATATTGCAAAAATGATTGGATTCTTAATTTGGATGCAGATGAATTTTTGGATGTCGATGCGGAGGATTTTATACAGAAAGAAAAATATTTAAAAGGCGGTTATGACGCTTTTAGTTTTAGGGTAAAAAATCACTTAGGAAATAAATTAATAGATTTTGCAGGTTGGTATCCGGATCACAAAGTTCGTTTTTTTAATAAAACAACGGCCAGACCTTCGGATTCAAGAGTGCATCAGACAATAGTTACAACAAATGAAAAGAAAGTTCCGGTACATATATTGCATTATGGTTGGGATTCTTTGGGACAAATGCTTTCCAAAAAAAATCAATATTCCAATTGGCATGCTCAGCAACTTTTTGATCAAGGATTTAGGATATCATCATTTAGGCCTGTTTTGAGCGGAACGGTTGCGTTTGTTCGTTGTTATTTTTTTAAAAAAGGTTTTTTGAACGGACTTGATGGATTGACAATTTCGTTGATTCAAGGTTTCTTTTCTTACAGTAAGTATTTTAAACTGATTAAAATTCAGAATGCTGACAAAGGATAAGTTTTTTGTCTTATCAGAAAAGAGGTTTAAATAAAAAATCCAAATCCCAATTGTTTAGATTGAGATTTGGATTTTTTATTTTGGAATTTAATTTGAAAAATTAAACCGCTACATCATATTCGCGTAAAGCGTTATTCAAAGATGTTTTTAAATCAGTTGATGGTTTGCGAGTTCCAATAATCAAAGCACATGGCACTTGGTATTCGCCAGCAGCAAATTTTTTAGTGTAACTTCCAGGAATTACAACTGAACGAGCAGGAACAAAACCTTTCATTTCAACAGGAGTATCTCCAGTAACGTCAATAATTTTTGTTGAAGCAGTCAAACATACATTGGCGCCAAGAACCGCTTCTTTACCTACGTGTACACCTTCTACAACGATACATCTTGAACCAACAAATACACCGTCCTCAATAATTACAGGAGCTGCTTGTAATGGTTCCAAAACACCACCAATTCCAACACCTCCACTTAAATGTACGTCTTTACCAATTTGTGCACAACTACCAACAGTTGCCCAAGTATCTACCATTGTTCCGGCATCAACATAAGCACCAATGTTTACGTAACTTGGCATCATGATTACACCGCTAGAAATGTAAGCACCATAACGAGCTGATGCGCCCGGAACTACACGAACTCCTTTTTCGGCATAGTCTCTTTTCAGCAACATTTTATCGTTGTATTCAAATATTCCAGCTTCTAATGTTTCCATTTTTTGAATTGGGAAATACATTACAACAGCTTTCTTTACCCATTCGTTTACTTGCCATCCGTCTTCTTTTGGTTCGGCAACACGTAATTTTCCTGAATCTAATAATTCGATAACTTCTCTGATGGCATCAGTAGTTTTTGTTTCTTGTAGTAAAGCGCGGTTTTCCCAAGCTTGCTCTATTATGGACTGTAATTCGTTCATTTTTGATAATTTTTTTGCAAATATACCATTTTTGGCCAATAGCAAAAAAAGGAAATGTATTGAAAATGTTATGGATTTAACTTATGCTTGTTTAATAATTGTAAATTTGGTAAAAGTAAAAAGAATGGAAATGTGAAAGATAATTTTTCTAAACAAGCTTTGGGATATTCAAAATATCGACCTCAATATCCTGATGAGATGATTGATTATTTGATTTCGTTTGTCAATAATAAATCAATGGCACTTGATATTGCTACAGGAAACGGACAGATTGCCCATAAACTAACAGCTTATTTTGAAAAAGTGTATGCAACTGATATCAGTCAAAAACAATTGGATAATGCTATTCAAGCTCCAAATTTAGTTTATCGATTAGAGCCGGCTGAAAAATCAAGTTTTGATAATCAGGCTTTCGATTTAATTACTGTTGCCCAAGCTGTCCATTGGTTTGATTTTGATTTGTTTTATAAAGAGATCTACAGAATCTTGAAGCCTGATGGAGTTTTTGCGGTATTGGGATACGGATTGTTTTCTACCAATTCCGAATCAGATGTGATACTTCGCAATTATTACTACAACATTGTTGGGTCGTATTGGGATAAAGAGCGAAAATATTTGGATGAAAATTATACTACGATTCCTTTTCCTTTTAATGAAATGGAAACAAAAAGTTTCGAAAATCATTTCATTTGGACTTTTGAAGAATTGATTGGTTATTTGAAAACCTGGTCAGCAACACAGCATTATATTTTGAAAAATAAAAGCAATCCGATTGATTTAATTAGAGAAGAATTGAAAATTTCCTGGCAAAAAAATGATAAGAAAGTGACTTTTCCTTTGTTGCTCCGTATTGGAAAATTAAAATAGTTACCTTTGATAAAAAAAATAAAATGCCAAGAATACTCGCCATAGATTACGGACAAAAACGAACAGGAATAGCGGTTACCGATGAATTGCAAATTATCGCTTCGGGTTTGACTACGATTCCTTCAGCTACTGCAATTGATTTTTTGAAAGATTATTTCGCCAAAGAAAAAGTAGAAGCGGTTCTTATTGGAGAGCCCAAACAAATGAATGGAGAGCTATCTCAAAGTGCTTCCATCATAAAAGGATTCGTAACACATTTCACCAATCATTTTCCGGATATGAAAGTCATTCGCGTAGATGAGCGTTTTACTTCAAAAATGGCTTTTCAAACCATGATTGATAGCGGTCTCAATAAAAAGCAGCGTCAAAACAAAGCGTTAATTGATGAAATTTCGGCCACAATTATGCTTCAGGATTATTTGAATCGGAAATAATGTGGTTTTTTTAACAATGTGTTGGTGTGTTCAAGGTTTTATAACTGAAAAAATATTTTTTTTTGGGGTTTTTAGAGCTAATTTTGCAGCTTTTTAAATTTCATACAAAATGCCAGATTCAACAATTAGGACAAATGCCGAAGTAGTACTTATAGGTGCAGGAATAATGAGCGCCACTTTAGGGATGATTCTGAAAGAATTACAGCCCGACATTAAAATAGAGATTTACGAAAGATTGGATATTGCCGCCGCCGAAAGTTCTGATGCATGGAATAATGCGGGAACGGGTCACTCCGCTTTTTGTGAATTGAATTATACTCCAGAAAAGAATGGCAAAATAGATCCTAAAAAAGCCATTAGTATAGCCGAATCTTTTGAGGTATCAAGACAGTTTTGGGCTTATATGGTGCAACAAAACTATATTACCTCTCCTGAAAGTTTTATCAAAAGTATTCCCCATATGAGTTTTGTTTGGGGGGATAAAAACGTCTTTTATCTTAAAAAGAGATTTGATGTTTTACAGCCAAATGCCTTGTTTAAGGATATGCAATTTACCACTGACTTTGATAAATTGAAAGAATGGATGCCTTTGGTAATGGAGTCCAGAAAAGAAACGGGTAAATATGCAGGAACAACCATGAAAATGGGAACCGACGTTAATTTTGGTGAATTGACACGATGCATGTTTAATCATCTGTCCAAAATGGAAGGGGTGTCAATGCATTTTAATCATCAGGTAAAAAAACTGAAAAAGCGTGAGGATGGAACTTGGAGGATTAAAATCACAGATTTAGAAAGCGGTCAAAAGAGAAAATCCTATACTAAATTTGTTTTCATTGGAGCTGGTGGTGGTTCGTTACCATTGTTAGAAAAAGCAAATGTACCGGAAGGAAAAGGTTATGGTGGTTTCCCTGTAAGCGGGCAATGGTTGAAATGTACCAATCCGGAAGTTATTGCGAAACATGAAGCGAAAGTATATGGAAAAGCTAGTGTTGGAGCACCTCCAATGTCTGTTCCTCATATCGATTCGAGAATGATAAATGGCGAAAAAGCATTGCTTTTTGGACCTTTTGCAGGATTTTCAACTCGTTTTCTGAAAAATGGTAAATACTCTGATTTGCCTTTGTCTATAAAAACGAATAACGTAATTCCGATGCTTGCCGCGGGTTACAAAAATTTACCTCTTACCAAATATTTAATTGAGCAAGTGCGTCAATCGCCTGCTGACAGAATAAAAGCTTTGAAAGAATATGTTCCTAAAGCTGTTGCCAAAGATTGGGTTTTGGAAAGAGCTGGGCAAAGGGTACAAGTAATCAAGAAAGACGAAAAAGAAGGTGGAGTCCTTGAATTTGGTACTGAAATGATTACTACTGCCGATGGTTCTTTGGCAGTTTTGTTGGGAGCTTCGCCAGGAGCGTCAACTGCAGTTTCTATTATGTTGGAATTAGTTGGTAAATGTTTTAAAGAAAAAAGTCAAACTCCTGAATGGCAAGAGAAATTCAAGAAAATGATTCCTTCTTTTGGACAAACATTAAATGATAAGCCAGAGTTATTAGCGGAAATCAGAAAGAATACTTCTGATGTTTTGAAACTCAATGAATAGATTTTTTTTTCAGCCACAGTTAGTGTTTGGAACTTGTGGCTGTTTTTTTAACCTCTTGGGTGTAATTCCGTTTTATTTTAATGAAGCAGAATTGCACCCAATGTTTTTTTATTCTTCCATTAAAGTTTTGGTTGTTTTTAAAATATTTTCGGATAAATTAGTCAGCCAAATTAATTGTTCAATAACCAATTGGGCTTCCTGCATTTTTATTACAAAGGCTTCCTCATCAATTGGAATTCCTTCTTTTAGCTCTTTTTGACGAATGTTTTTTAATTCGGTAAAACGGTTGGCTAACTCTTCATTGGTAATTTCGGTTTTTGTCTCAAATTCCTCTTCTTTTAAAAGGGCAATAGCCTGTTCTAGATTTTTGAGCACTTTTTCTACAACAATAGTCAGTGCTTTGGAAGACGGTGTTGTTTTATGGGATTGCGTATAAGTTCCCAAAGAGGCTATAGATGAAAGCAAAGAATGGTTGAGTTCTGTCAATTTATACACGAGCAACCTGTTCTTTTGTTTGGATTTTGGTTCCTGTGACATTCTTTGGAACGAAGCCATAAGATTTCCGATTTCGATAAATGCATTTTTTCGGGCTAGACGGTAGGAAGTGGTAACGTCTCCTTTTTTTGTGTAGAAATCGAATATTTCCTTTAAATATTCTCTATTCGCAGAAATCGATTTTTCCAAGTATTCAGGGGCTTTGGTGTATTCCCAAGATGGCCATAGGAAATGGTTGGCTAAGTAGGCTAGTAAAGCTCCCGTTAAAGTATCTACTATTCTGAACTGAATTACATGAACAACATCCGGTGTTAATACGCCATATAAAAATACAATATACATAGTTACAAATGCTGCGCTTACAGTGTATTTTATGGTGTTGAATATGAATCCCAAAAGCATGCATAATATTGCTAAAATACTTAAGGTATAGTGGTTAGTAACTAACAATAATACGCTAAATGCAATGATTCCACCAATTATTGTTCCAATGGCTCTTTCGATGGATCGCTGTTTGGTTAATCCATAACCAGGTCTCATGATGATGATAATCGTCATGAGAATCCAATATACATTTTGAAACGGAAGAATAAGCCCTATGGCGTATCCCGCTGCCAAAGTAGTTGTCAGCCTTAACGAATGTCTGAAAATGGTTGACGAAAAACCAAGGTTTTCTATAAACGTGCTTATCGGATAATATTGTGGAGCCAAGAATTTTTCTAAATCTTTGTCCTTTCCTTTGAAATCATAGGTATTGGTCACGATTGTAAAGGCTCGTTCAATAATTTTGATTTTTTCAATTTGTTTTTCGGCATATTCAAGCATGGTTCTTAGCATGAAAACACCTTCAGAAGCTTCTTCTTTGTCTAATTCGTTTTCATACTCTTCGATGGCTTGCTCTAATGCTTGAAGCCCTTTGAATAAGGAGTGTTTTGAAACGTATTTGGTTCTGTTCTCGATATTTTTGGATATGCGTTTTAAAGTGGAGGCAAGGTTGTAGGCAAGATTTTGATAAGTAGTTAAAACCTTGGGGTGTTTTTCAAATTTTTGATGTAATTTATTATGGTCAAATGAAGTAGATAGTGCCAATTCTAATATTTCTACCAAAGAAATAAATACAATTAGCATTTTTCGATTTTGATTGGAAGAAACAGAATTGATTTGTTTCCCGATTAGTACTCTTCGGATATTATGGTGAATGTCATTGAGTTCGACCTGTAAATGCAATTGCTTTTCGAGTATTACTTTTCTGTCGGCAATGCTGTTCCATAAATCGCCTCTTAATTTTAGGTATTTTGAGGTTAATTTGATGCATTCGGTAACCTGCAATTCGGCATATCGATAAGGACGAAGGTAATAAAACAGTAATGAGACAATAGTGTAAAATAGCCCTCCCGCAAGTATTAAACCTGAATGTTCGATCATTTCCCATCCGGTGTACGTGTGGGATAACGACAATGATATAGTTAATAAAGCAGAAAACGAAGTGAATGTGGCTCTTTGCCCATATACCGAAATCATTGCCAAAATAAATACCAACAAACAAAAAAATGGAAAGAAAATTACAGGGTAAGGATAGGTTAGATTGATGGATAGATTGACTCCAGCCACCAAAAAAGCAGTTACGATTAATCCGTTGATTTTATGTTGCAAACTACTTGGAATGTCACTAGGGTAGGTAAGCAGCGCACCGAGCGCTATGGCAAAACCCATTTCGAAATATCCCAGGTAGCTGAGTACTAAAACAGGAAAAACCGCAGATAATGTTGCTTTTATGGCATTAGTAAAATAAGTGGTATCTGTGAATTTTTCTATTTTATTAATCATGAAGCTAAGTTTGATACAAAGATAAGTTTTATATGTATTAAGGCAGTTTTATAAAGCCTTTCTTGAACTAATTTACTAAATTCTGTTAATTTTTTTGGTTAAAATGGTATCAAAATCATGTTTTATTTCTGTTGAAAAGAATTCGCAGTTTTTGGTGGTCAAAATTCGAATACTTTTTCGGAAGAAATCAATCGATATCTATTTTTTTACTACTTTTGCGAACTTAAATAAACGGTTTTTCCCTTTATTTACGCTAGTTAATAATAAATACAAATCAAATGATATTACCAATTATAGGATATGGTGATCCTGTTTTAAGAAAAATAGGGGAGGAACTTACTCCGGATTATCCAAATTTGAAAGAAGTTATTGCAAACATGTACGAAACCATGTATAATGCAAGTGGAGTTGGTCTTGCTGCTGAGCAAGTGGGTTTGTCAGTGCGATTGTTTGTTATTGATACGACTCCGTTTAGCGATGATGAGGATTTGGAAGACAAAGAGCAAAACAAATTGAAAGGTTTCAAAAAGACTTTTATCAATGCCAAAATTATAAAAGAAGAAGGTGAGGAATGGGCTTTTAACGAAGGTTGTTTAAGTATTCCGGATGTTCGTGAAGATGTGTACCGAAAACCAATAGTTACAATTGAATATTGTGAGGAGGACTTTGTGATGAAGACCGAGGTTTTCGATGGTTTGATTGCCAGAGTTATTCAGCATGAATACGATCACATCGAAGGGATTTTATTTACAGATAAAATATCATCTTTGAAGAAGCGTTTGATTCAAAAGAAATTAAAAAATATCAGCGAAGGGAAAACATTTCAGGATTACAGAATGAAGTTTTTTGCCAAAAAAGGGAGATAATTTTTAACTAATCTATTGACAGTATTAAGTTTTCAGATTTTAATAAAGAATAAATAAAAAAGATAAAAATGAGTTTAGAGAAAATCTTATCCATTTCAGGAAAACCAGGATTGTATGTTTTAAAAGTGCAAACGCGTACCGGTTTTGTGGCGGAGTCATTATTGGATGGAAAAAAAATTACAGTAAGTTTAAAAAGCAATGTAAGTTTGTTATCTGAAATTTCCATTTACACTTACGAAGGTGAGAAACCATTGACCGAAATCATGCAAAACATTGCCAAAAGAGAAAACAATGGACAAACCATTTCTCACAAAGAAGACAATGCAACACTATTGTCTTATTTCAGAGAAATATTGCCCGAATATGATGAAGAAAGAGTGTATGCTTCTGATGTGAAGAAAATAGTAAATTGGTACAATATGCTTCAGGATAAAGGTCTTTTGATAGATGCTCCAGCTGAGGCAGAAGAAGCTGCTCCTGTTGCTGAAGAAGTTGCGGTTGAAGAAGTTGTTGCCGAAAAAAAGGCTCCTGCTAAAAAAGCAAAAGCAAAGAAAGAGTAATTATTCCAAATTCAGTATATTTATCCTGCCGAGATTTTCTTGGCAGGATTTCTTGTTTTTACAATGATGATGTTTAGTAAAACACTAAACTTTTAAACCAAATAACTTATCTAAATTTTTCTAATGAATTCTAAGCAAAAACAACTCCAAGCCTTTGAACGATTGCTGAACATTATGGATGATTTGCGCGAAAAATGTCCTTGGGACAAAAAGCAAACCATGCAAACGCTTCGCCATCTTACTATTGAGGAAACTTACGAATTGGGGGATGCAATCTTGGATAATGATTTAAACGAAGTCAAAAAAGAATTAGGGGATTTGCTGTTGCATATCGTGTTTTATGCCAAAATAGGGAGTGAGACGAATGATTTTGATATGGCCGATGTTTGTAATGATATTTGCGAAAAATTGATTCACAGGCATCCTCATATTTACGGAGATACAATTGTTAAAGACGAG belongs to Flavobacterium aquiphilum and includes:
- a CDS encoding glycosyltransferase family 9 protein, with the translated sequence MRILVIQQKRIGDVLTSTIICNNLKKQYPDATIDYMCYTNSLDVLIGNPYIDNIVPLPHKIRKNYFSLFKFIFEIRAKKYDIVIDVYNKLETNLITMFTGAKIKIGYYKWYTTIFYTHNLKRFDNNAQPKYGFAIDNRLLLLEPLNLDKSKLDPYPKLFVSPKENEETIALFEKHKIDRSKKTIMISLLGSEKNKTYPLQYMTKVVEYVANHKDVTILFNYFDSQIEDAKTIYNACSKETQEKIRFDLFGKDLRSFVAIMNQCDLIIGNDGGAINMAKALNKPAFTIFSPFVEKNIWATFEDGLKNISVHLKDFRPDLFTDIHHDEIKKNHTSLYQQLTPELFKDKIDFFITSNT
- a CDS encoding polysaccharide deacetylase family protein; the protein is MSKLPILMYHNVTDDVSKTNDLTVSTEKLESQFKFLHDNGYQTFHFNELENRNSLPEKSVIITFDDVTENQLIFAVPLLEKYQLKASFFVPFTYVGNYDYWIEGKEKIMSVEQLKGLDSNLIELGYHSFEHKRYASMSKEELLSDFEKSNLFIKENNLNIVPVLAYPFGNYPKKDEKFAVFEKVLSQNGIIFGLRIGNRVNRFPFKNNYLVKRIDIKGEDNLFRFRLKLKIGKLKLF
- a CDS encoding glycosyltransferase family 2 protein; translated protein: MKISGLVITYNEEKHIGKCIDALYKVCDEVIIIDSLSADNTVKIAEEKGAKVISQAFLGDGPQRIFGLAYCKNDWILNLDADEILATDAEEFILSGKYEKDDYDVYSFRLYNYMDDKLINFSGWYPDRTSRFFNKKTASPSKDVVHQRVSGLKKTEVNLHIHHYAWKDLNQFITKKNLYSTWAAQQLYDDGVRVSGYKPILNGTVAFIRCYFFKKGFLNGLDGLTISMVQAFFSYLKYAKLIKIQIKNK
- a CDS encoding glycosyltransferase family 2 protein, translated to MAISGLVITFNEEKTIGECIDALFRVCDEVIIVDSFSKDRTVEIAKAKGAIVIEQSFLGDGPQRSHGLPYCKNDWILNLDADEFLDVDAEDFIQKEKYLKGGYDAFSFRVKNHLGNKLIDFAGWYPDHKVRFFNKTTARPSDSRVHQTIVTTNEKKVPVHILHYGWDSLGQMLSKKNQYSNWHAQQLFDQGFRISSFRPVLSGTVAFVRCYFFKKGFLNGLDGLTISLIQGFFSYSKYFKLIKIQNADKG
- a CDS encoding 2,3,4,5-tetrahydropyridine-2,6-dicarboxylate N-succinyltransferase, whose product is MNELQSIIEQAWENRALLQETKTTDAIREVIELLDSGKLRVAEPKEDGWQVNEWVKKAVVMYFPIQKMETLEAGIFEYNDKMLLKRDYAEKGVRVVPGASARYGAYISSGVIMMPSYVNIGAYVDAGTMVDTWATVGSCAQIGKDVHLSGGVGIGGVLEPLQAAPVIIEDGVFVGSRCIVVEGVHVGKEAVLGANVCLTASTKIIDVTGDTPVEMKGFVPARSVVIPGSYTKKFAAGEYQVPCALIIGTRKPSTDLKTSLNNALREYDVAV
- a CDS encoding class I SAM-dependent methyltransferase, translating into MKDNFSKQALGYSKYRPQYPDEMIDYLISFVNNKSMALDIATGNGQIAHKLTAYFEKVYATDISQKQLDNAIQAPNLVYRLEPAEKSSFDNQAFDLITVAQAVHWFDFDLFYKEIYRILKPDGVFAVLGYGLFSTNSESDVILRNYYYNIVGSYWDKERKYLDENYTTIPFPFNEMETKSFENHFIWTFEELIGYLKTWSATQHYILKNKSNPIDLIREELKISWQKNDKKVTFPLLLRIGKLK
- the ruvX gene encoding Holliday junction resolvase RuvX → MPRILAIDYGQKRTGIAVTDELQIIASGLTTIPSATAIDFLKDYFAKEKVEAVLIGEPKQMNGELSQSASIIKGFVTHFTNHFPDMKVIRVDERFTSKMAFQTMIDSGLNKKQRQNKALIDEISATIMLQDYLNRK
- a CDS encoding malate:quinone oxidoreductase — encoded protein: MPDSTIRTNAEVVLIGAGIMSATLGMILKELQPDIKIEIYERLDIAAAESSDAWNNAGTGHSAFCELNYTPEKNGKIDPKKAISIAESFEVSRQFWAYMVQQNYITSPESFIKSIPHMSFVWGDKNVFYLKKRFDVLQPNALFKDMQFTTDFDKLKEWMPLVMESRKETGKYAGTTMKMGTDVNFGELTRCMFNHLSKMEGVSMHFNHQVKKLKKREDGTWRIKITDLESGQKRKSYTKFVFIGAGGGSLPLLEKANVPEGKGYGGFPVSGQWLKCTNPEVIAKHEAKVYGKASVGAPPMSVPHIDSRMINGEKALLFGPFAGFSTRFLKNGKYSDLPLSIKTNNVIPMLAAGYKNLPLTKYLIEQVRQSPADRIKALKEYVPKAVAKDWVLERAGQRVQVIKKDEKEGGVLEFGTEMITTADGSLAVLLGASPGASTAVSIMLELVGKCFKEKSQTPEWQEKFKKMIPSFGQTLNDKPELLAEIRKNTSDVLKLNE
- a CDS encoding FUSC family protein, with the translated sequence MINKIEKFTDTTYFTNAIKATLSAVFPVLVLSYLGYFEMGFAIALGALLTYPSDIPSSLQHKINGLIVTAFLVAGVNLSINLTYPYPVIFFPFFCLLVFILAMISVYGQRATFTSFSALLTISLSLSHTYTGWEMIEHSGLILAGGLFYTIVSLLFYYLRPYRYAELQVTECIKLTSKYLKLRGDLWNSIADRKVILEKQLHLQVELNDIHHNIRRVLIGKQINSVSSNQNRKMLIVFISLVEILELALSTSFDHNKLHQKFEKHPKVLTTYQNLAYNLASTLKRISKNIENRTKYVSKHSLFKGLQALEQAIEEYENELDKEEASEGVFMLRTMLEYAEKQIEKIKIIERAFTIVTNTYDFKGKDKDLEKFLAPQYYPISTFIENLGFSSTIFRHSLRLTTTLAAGYAIGLILPFQNVYWILMTIIIIMRPGYGLTKQRSIERAIGTIIGGIIAFSVLLLVTNHYTLSILAILCMLLGFIFNTIKYTVSAAFVTMYIVFLYGVLTPDVVHVIQFRIVDTLTGALLAYLANHFLWPSWEYTKAPEYLEKSISANREYLKEIFDFYTKKGDVTTSYRLARKNAFIEIGNLMASFQRMSQEPKSKQKNRLLVYKLTELNHSLLSSIASLGTYTQSHKTTPSSKALTIVVEKVLKNLEQAIALLKEEEFETKTEITNEELANRFTELKNIRQKELKEGIPIDEEAFVIKMQEAQLVIEQLIWLTNLSENILKTTKTLMEE
- the def gene encoding peptide deformylase; this translates as MILPIIGYGDPVLRKIGEELTPDYPNLKEVIANMYETMYNASGVGLAAEQVGLSVRLFVIDTTPFSDDEDLEDKEQNKLKGFKKTFINAKIIKEEGEEWAFNEGCLSIPDVREDVYRKPIVTIEYCEEDFVMKTEVFDGLIARVIQHEYDHIEGILFTDKISSLKKRLIQKKLKNISEGKTFQDYRMKFFAKKGR